The DNA sequence GAATTGAGGCAAAAAGATAAGGTTCTTCACAAAAACCTTTGCAAAATCCTGAAAGAAATGCAAAGGGAAAATCCTGAAGAAGGTAGCGGGAAGCCCGAACAGCTAAAATATGGATTGACAGGACTTTGGTCGAGAAAGTTGTCTCAATATGATCGGCTGATTTATCGATTTGAT is a window from the Aquipluma nitroreducens genome containing:
- a CDS encoding Txe/YoeB family addiction module toxin yields the protein MRSIVFEGNTWAVYEELRQKDKVLHKNLCKILKEMQRENPEEGSGKPEQLKYGLTGLWSRKLSQYDRLIYRFDADAIHIFAIGGHYEEFKR